The following are encoded in a window of Brachyhypopomus gauderio isolate BG-103 chromosome 18, BGAUD_0.2, whole genome shotgun sequence genomic DNA:
- the LOC143481337 gene encoding uncharacterized protein LOC143481337: MTCEGQNNSTGWRQYIQSGSVSGCSFGWGSVTGSTCTISSLYPSHTGVYWCESESGGSSNPVNITVHSGNVILDSPVHHVTEGDPLTLYCLLRPTDTSDLRADFYKDGFLIQNQTAGEMTIHTVSKSDEGLYHCKHPERGESPHGWVLVRAGDPPPHVLVGLSVGLSLVLLLILLVLLWCYKTRKDTSQILDQTQRESRDSAHTYDRADTDEAADNPSDVTYAQVMIHNKIRNEDRTVPVLDSHVIYSQLLSGGVTDTGAGSSDVTYAEVKIKPKKIKQGC, encoded by the exons ATGACCTGTGAGGGACAGAATAACTCTACTGGATGGAGACAATACATACAAAGTGGGAGTGTGTCAGGGTGTTCATTTGGCTGGGGATCAGTTACAGGATCTACATGCACCATCAGCTCCCTCTACCCATCCCACACTGGAGTGTACTGGTGTGAGTCTGAATCTGGAGGGAGCAGTAATCCTGTCAACATTACAGTACACA GTGGTAATGTGATCCTGGATAGTCCTGTCCATCATGTAACTGAGGGAGATCCTCTGACTCTATACTGTTTACTTCGCCCCACTGACACATCAGACCTCAGAGCTGATTTCTATAAAGATGGATTCCTCATCCAGAACCAGACTGCAGGAGAGATGACCATCCACACTGTCTCAAAGTCAGATGAGGGTCTCTACCACTGTAAACacccagagagaggagagtcacCACATGGCTGGGTCTTAGTCAGAG CTGGTGATCCCCCACCTCATGTCCTGGTTGGTTTATCTGTGGGTCTGAGTTTAGTTCTGCTCCTCATCTTACTGGTCCTGCTGTGGTGTTACAAAACCAGGAAAG ACACCAGCCAGATATTGGATCAGACCCAGAGAGAATCAAGAG ATTCTGCTCACACTTATGACCGTGCTGACACAG ATGAAGCTGCAGACAACCCCAGTGATGTCACTTATGCTCAGGTCATGATACACAACAAAATCAGGAATGAAG ACAGAACTGTTCCAGTCCTGGACTCGCACGTCATTTACTCCCAGCTTTTGTCAGGAGGAGTAACAG ATACTGGTGCTGGGTCCAGTGACGTCACATATGCTGAGGTTAAAATAAAACCGAAAAAGATCAAACAAG GTTGTTAG